In one Fusarium falciforme chromosome 5, complete sequence genomic region, the following are encoded:
- a CDS encoding Alpha-1,2-Mannosidase produces MFGQLKGLSRRYFILFVFIAVTWFLVHNFRPIERYRTVRIGTYNYLPSSYDWSKTQVFHPPGNVTAPPNATAKILPRVQFDRSQAADDHETLSKKVAIRKAFVKSWDTYKKHAWGWDELAPLSLKGKTTFSGWAAQIIDALDTLWLLDMKEEFHEAVQVVAMIDWAHTHDDYINLFEVAIRHLGGLISAYELSDEAVLLGKAIELGEMLYATFDTPNRLPSHWLYFKDAKKGTQKADESMSGAAGGSMCLEFTRLTQITGNPKYYDATERIKQFFYRNQMNTKIPGLWPHVMNYRDEKVDESRFTLGAGADSLYEYLPKMHALLGGLDPEYVQMTKTALDTATKHLLYRPRNPKDLNILLAGNAVAGERGESELTAEMQHLTCFVGGTYALAGKLLSRTDFVDLGVRLTNGCIWAYNAFATGIMPEIAQLEPCETIDGKCLWADKPVEKKDKLPEGFVRVRDAQYRLRPEAIESVFYMWRITGDNVWREAAWRMWQAITDATETADAFAVISDVNDRKSEKQDSMETFWLSETIKYFYLIFEDSEVLSLDEWVFNTEAHPFKRPKGQDPYEVETKKGKSWWSFGG; encoded by the exons ATGTTCGGTCAACTCAAGGGTCTGAGCCGTCGCTACTTTatcctcttcgtcttcatcgcCGTTACATGGTTCCTTGTCCACAACTTCCGGCCCATCGAGCGCTACCGCACCGTCAGGATCGGAACCTATAACTACCTCCCCAGCAGCTATGACTGGAGCAAGACCCAGGTCTTCCATCCCCCGGGGAATGTGACGGCACCTCCCAATGCCACCGCCAAGATCCTGCCCCGGGTCCAGTTCGACCGCTCTCAGGCCGCCGATGACCATGAGACCCTCTCTAAGAAGGTGGCCATCAGGAAGGCCTTTGTCAAGAGCTGGGACACGTACAAGAAGCATGCCTGGGGATGGGATGAGCTTGCGCCCCTATccctcaagggcaagaccaCCTTTTCCGGCTGGGCCGCCCAGATCATTGATGCCCTCGACACCCTCTGGCTTCTCGACATGAAGGAGGAATTCCACGAGGCCGTCCAGGTTGTCGCCATGATCGACTGGGCTCACACCCATGATGATTACATCAACCTTTTCGAGGTCGCCATCCGTCACCTCGGTGGCCTCATCTCTGCGTACGAGCTCTCCGACGAGGCCGTCCTGCTTGGAAAGGCCATTGAGCTGGGCGAGATGCTGTACGCCACCTTCGATACACCGAACCGGCTGCCTTCCCACTGGCTCTACTtcaaggatgccaagaagggcaCCCAAAAGGCTGATGAGAGTATGTCGGGCGCTGCAGGCGGTTCCATGTGTCTCGAGTTTACTCGTTTGACGCAGATCACTGGTAACCCCAAGTACTATGATGCCACCGAGCGTATCAAGCAGTTCTTCTACCGAAACCAGATGAACACCAAGATCCCCGGCTTGTGGCCACATGTCATGAACTACAGGGATGAGAAGGTTGACGAGTCTCGTTTCACCCTGGGAGCTGGCGCGGATTCTCTCTACGAGTACTTGCCCAAGATGCACGCTCTTCTGGGAGGCCTGGACCCCGAATACGTTCAGATGACAAAAACCGCTCTCGACACGGCGACCAAGCATCTGCTCTACCGGCCACGAAACCCCAAGGACCTGAACATTCTGCTGGCGGGTAATGCTGTGGCGGGCGAGAGGGGTGAATCTGAGCTCACCGCTGAGATGCAGCATCTGACATGCTTTGTCGGTGGTACTTATGCCCTTGCTGGCAAGCTCCTCTCCCGCACCGACTTTGTGGACCTTGGCGTGCGCCTGACAAACGGTTGTATCTGGGCGTATAATGCCTTTGCTACTGGCATCATGCCCGAGATTGCTCAGCTCGAGCCCTGTGAGACCATTGATGGCAAGTGTCTCTGGGCGGACAAGCctgtcgagaagaaggataagCTCCCAGAGGGTTTTGTCCGGGTGCGAGACGCGCAATACCGGCTCCGACCTGAAGCCATTGAGAGTGTCTTTTACATGTGGCGTATCACCGGTGATAATGTCTGGCGGGAAGCTGCGTGGCGGATGTGGCAGGCGATTACCGATGCCACGGAGACGGCAGACGCTTTCGCTGTGATAAGTGATGTTAACGACAGAAAGTCAGAAAAGCAGGACTCTATGGAG ACATTCTGGTTGTCCGAGACAATCAAGTATTTCTACCTCATCTTTGAGGACTCTGAGGTCCTGAGCCTAGACGAATGGGTCTTCAACACCGAGGCGCACCCCTTCAAGCGCCCCAAGGGCCAGGATCCGTACGAggtcgagaccaagaagggcaagtcGTGGTGGAGTTTCGGCGGATAG
- a CDS encoding J domain-containing protein yields the protein MPLRPTSLHRLRPSPVELPCFAAAAAASRWTLLRCRAGFQLQQQRGRHDEVARKNHYERLNVRHDATPAEIKKSFYSLSKTHHPDANPTDPNASHTFSLLSESYTVLSDTARRAAYDRDVLRVHHGHHHTHGHHNPRASYHSTNPAGGRSPSGLSRRRGTFRGPPPSFYRSGGWGNQEEKRRQAHEESTGFGGGGGGAPHEHSGASSSTQHHQSPWGNPFSHHQSSHGGMGPGDDPFGHQEEVPHFDKAGHTRTHRREDQRRKERQRRAVGDDDIEFEPQTSITGHFFIISGILAATILAPLIYIQLMSVGRRKKNGEY from the exons ATGCCGCTGCGTCCAACTTCCCTCCATAGGCTGCGCCCGTCGCCGGTTGAGCTGCCGTgcttcgccgccgccgccgccgcgtcCCGGTGGACCCTCCTCCGGTGTCGGGCCGGATTCCAGCTGCAGCAGCAAAGAGGTCGTCATGATGAGGTTGCGCGCAAGAATCATTATGAGCGGCTGAATGTGCGGCACGATGCGACGCCCGCCGAGATTAAAAA GTCCTTCTACTCCCTCTCCAAAACCCACCATCCCGACGCCAATCCCACCGACCCAAACGCCTCGCACaccttctccctcctctccGAGTCCTACACCGTCCTCTCCGACACGGCCCGCCGCGCCGCCTACGACCGCGACGTCCTCCGCGTGCACCACGGCCACCATCATACTCACGGGCATCACAACCCCCGAGCCTCGTACCACTCCACCAACCCGGCCGGCGGCCGTTCGCCTTCGGGTCTGAGCCGCCGGAGAGGAACCTTCCGTGGTCCTCCGCCTAGCTTCTATCGCAGCGGAGGGTGGGGGAACCAGGAAGAGAAACGGCGCCAGGCGCATGAGGAGTCGACTGGtttcggcggcggcggtggtggtgcgcCTCACGAACACAGCGGCGCATCATCCTCAACACAGCATCACCAAAGTCCATGGGGAAACCCTTTCAGTCATCACCAGTCCTCTCACGGCGGCATGGGTCCTGGTGATGATCCATTCGGACACCAGGAAGAGGTGCCGCACTTTGACAAGGCGGGCCACACGCGGACGCACCGACGGGAGGACCAGCGCCGCAAGGAGAGGCAGAGGCGTGCCGTAGGCGATGATGATATCGAGTTTGAGCCGCAGACGAGCATCACGGGCCACTTCTTCATCATATCTGGTATCCTAGCCGCCACCATACTGGCACCGCTCATCTACATCCAGTTGATGAGCGTGGGGCGGCGGAAAAAGAACGGGGAATACTGA